A single region of the Biomaibacter acetigenes genome encodes:
- the flgK gene encoding flagellar hook-associated protein FlgK, producing the protein MYSSFFGIEIAKKALFAQQRAQENVSHNIANANTPGYSRQRAIMESTYVKPYGGTNLAGTGAYQLGSGVKVEDIARVRDAFKDMQFREENSGLGFWQFQADSLKQIEAVFNEPSDIGVSSVLTEFWKSLEELSKNPEAVEIRETVKERAVTLTNTINHTANQLQQIINDVNFRLSIKVDEVNNLAKQISELNAQIQQTEIVGVTASDLRDKRDLLLDDLSKLVNIDTYEDQNGIFTVTVGGAIMIKGSDYEAMKFDIDNPSDGVRWSGYNTDVNLSKGELKGLLELRDNKIKVYQDKLNSFTTAFVSNFNSIHKNGYDLDGNPGVDFFRQPPNAGEIISVSGDILNDIRKIAAAGSSTGVPGDNENALALANLKYDKVLIDGQNITLDDYYGSLISKLGVDSQEAQRMAASQEVMVSQLDEQRKEISSVSLDEEMAKMVMYQHAYNAAARMVTTLDEMIDTIVNRMGITGR; encoded by the coding sequence ATGTATTCGAGTTTTTTCGGCATAGAGATTGCTAAAAAAGCCCTTTTTGCCCAGCAGCGGGCCCAGGAAAATGTGTCGCACAACATTGCCAATGCCAACACCCCGGGGTATTCCCGGCAAAGGGCAATAATGGAATCGACCTATGTGAAACCTTACGGCGGTACTAATCTGGCCGGGACCGGCGCCTATCAGCTTGGGTCTGGCGTGAAGGTAGAAGACATCGCCAGAGTGCGGGATGCCTTTAAAGACATGCAGTTTCGCGAGGAAAACTCAGGCCTGGGATTCTGGCAGTTCCAGGCGGATTCATTGAAACAGATCGAAGCGGTCTTCAATGAACCTTCCGATATAGGTGTGTCATCGGTACTGACCGAATTTTGGAAATCCCTGGAGGAACTTTCCAAAAATCCCGAGGCCGTGGAAATAAGGGAAACGGTTAAGGAAAGGGCCGTTACCCTGACCAATACCATAAATCATACGGCAAACCAGCTTCAGCAGATCATAAATGACGTGAACTTCAGGCTTTCCATTAAAGTCGATGAGGTAAACAACCTTGCAAAGCAGATTTCCGAGCTCAACGCCCAAATACAACAAACGGAAATAGTGGGCGTTACCGCCAGTGACTTAAGGGACAAAAGAGACCTTTTGCTTGATGACCTTTCGAAACTGGTCAACATAGACACCTACGAGGACCAGAACGGCATATTTACGGTAACCGTCGGTGGGGCCATAATGATAAAAGGTTCCGACTATGAGGCCATGAAATTTGACATTGATAACCCTTCAGATGGTGTAAGATGGTCAGGTTATAATACCGATGTAAACTTATCAAAAGGGGAATTGAAGGGACTTTTGGAATTAAGGGATAACAAAATAAAGGTATATCAGGATAAGCTCAATAGTTTTACAACCGCTTTTGTAAGTAATTTTAATAGCATTCATAAAAATGGTTATGACCTTGACGGCAATCCAGGTGTAGACTTTTTCCGCCAGCCTCCAAATGCAGGCGAAATAATTTCGGTTAGTGGTGATATCTTAAACGATATTAGGAAAATAGCAGCTGCAGGTAGTAGTACAGGTGTGCCCGGCGACAACGAAAATGCCCTGGCCCTGGCAAATCTTAAATATGACAAGGTCTTGATCGACGGTCAAAATATCACCCTGGACGACTATTACGGATCACTCATCTCGAAACTGGGCGTGGATTCCCAGGAAGCCCAGCGCATGGCAGCCAGCCAGGAAGTAATGGTGAGCCAGCTCGACGAGCAGAGAAAGGAAATTTCCAGTGTTTCCCTGGATGAAGAAATGGCCAAAATGGTCATGTACCAGCATGCCTATAATGCCGCTGCCAGGATGGTTACCACCCTGGATGAGATGATAGATACCATTGTAAACAGAATGGGCATAACAGGAAGGTAG
- the flgL gene encoding flagellar hook-associated protein FlgL, translating to MRITQGMITEAFMRNLSYNLKRLNDKEDMLSSGKRVRRPSDDPVSAILAMRLRNTLSGIEQYNKNVNDALTWLKNTESALANTGDILQRIRELTVNAANDTLTPEDRQTILDEVSQLKLQILQEANTSYNNRYLFGGYATDQPPFYIDSITGKITANTSATGTLKYNLGMNNNMDVNVLGTDVFSDLFTTVESIESDLKLNDASALSGRLTDLDNAINIVLKYRSQIGAKSNRLDATKSRLESNEIDYTDLLSKTEDVDVAKTIMDLKMDENVYRASLAVGARIIQPTLVDFLR from the coding sequence ATGCGCATAACTCAGGGAATGATAACCGAAGCTTTCATGCGAAACCTTTCCTACAATCTAAAAAGGCTCAATGATAAAGAGGACATGCTGTCATCGGGCAAAAGGGTGAGGCGTCCCTCCGATGATCCGGTGTCCGCCATTCTTGCCATGAGACTAAGGAATACCCTTTCCGGCATTGAGCAATACAACAAGAATGTAAACGATGCCCTCACCTGGCTTAAGAACACAGAGTCGGCCCTGGCCAATACCGGCGACATCCTCCAGCGCATCCGGGAGCTTACGGTCAATGCGGCCAACGACACCCTTACTCCTGAAGACAGACAGACTATACTCGACGAGGTATCCCAGCTCAAACTCCAGATATTGCAGGAAGCCAACACCAGCTATAACAACAGATACCTCTTCGGCGGGTATGCCACAGACCAGCCGCCTTTCTATATTGATAGCATTACAGGCAAAATAACAGCAAATACCAGCGCGACGGGGACTTTAAAATACAACCTTGGCATGAACAATAATATGGATGTTAATGTACTGGGCACTGATGTCTTCTCAGATTTATTTACCACTGTGGAATCCATAGAATCCGATCTTAAATTAAACGATGCCTCTGCCCTGTCGGGCAGACTAACCGACCTTGACAACGCCATCAACATCGTATTAAAATACCGCTCCCAGATAGGCGCCAAATCTAACCGTCTCGATGCCACCAAATCAAGGTTGGAGTCCAATGAGATAGATTATACCGACCTTCTTTCCAAAACCGAGGATGTGGATGTGGCAAAGACTATCATGGACCTTAAGATGGACGAAAACGTCTACAGGGCATCCCTTGCCGTAGGTGCCCGCATCATCCAGCCCACGCTGGTGGATTTTCTAAGATAA
- a CDS encoding DUF6470 family protein encodes MLLYDLDIKFGFGQIGINIYPGDFSLKKASDSGFDMKIKKPEIIISTRYPEINIDFSRCRSEMGYPSLPEAAIQWQYDGKQTVSDYIDKKVAEGNALADIHKGVSIQEIAYSDAFPEPPETNVDFIPKSRPEITVQPGQASVDFTPGDITVSVNPLPVKFNYDRARVNVFLEKKPYININAVYVGRKFDLKV; translated from the coding sequence ATGCTTTTATATGACCTGGACATAAAATTCGGTTTCGGTCAGATCGGAATAAATATTTATCCCGGGGATTTTTCTTTGAAAAAAGCTTCGGATTCGGGCTTTGACATGAAGATAAAAAAGCCCGAAATTATTATTTCCACCCGATATCCCGAAATAAACATTGATTTTTCCCGCTGCCGGTCGGAAATGGGATATCCTTCCCTGCCTGAAGCGGCCATCCAGTGGCAGTATGATGGCAAACAGACGGTCTCGGACTATATCGATAAAAAAGTTGCCGAGGGCAATGCACTGGCTGATATCCATAAAGGAGTATCCATCCAGGAAATAGCCTATAGCGATGCCTTTCCCGAACCTCCGGAGACCAATGTAGATTTTATCCCCAAATCCCGGCCTGAAATAACCGTGCAGCCGGGGCAGGCAAGTGTAGATTTTACCCCTGGGGATATAACAGTTTCCGTAAACCCCTTACCTGTAAAATTCAACTACGACCGGGCTAGGGTAAATGTATTTCTCGAGAAAAAACCATACATAAATATAAATGCCGTTTACGTGGGGAGAAAATTTGATTTAAAGGTATAG
- the fliW gene encoding flagellar assembly protein FliW — MLINSKRFGQLDIDETKIITFINGLLGFEHLKKYIILDHPGSDFLKWLQSIDDLDISLPVVDPTAFFPDYSPRISRDDLDTIGIKNIEDAIVLCIITVPSDIQKATINLKAPVILNPACRLADQMIAENSEYKVKHPLTLNEKPEGRCAGC; from the coding sequence ATGCTCATAAATAGCAAAAGGTTTGGCCAGCTTGACATAGATGAAACAAAAATAATCACCTTTATTAATGGCCTTTTGGGCTTCGAACACCTAAAAAAATACATCATCCTCGACCATCCTGGAAGCGACTTTTTAAAATGGTTGCAGTCCATCGATGACCTCGATATATCCCTTCCGGTCGTGGACCCAACAGCTTTTTTCCCCGATTACTCTCCTCGCATCAGCCGAGATGACCTTGATACCATAGGCATAAAAAACATCGAAGATGCCATAGTCCTCTGCATCATAACCGTTCCTTCCGACATCCAAAAAGCCACCATAAACCTCAAAGCTCCCGTAATCTTAAACCCCGCATGCCGCCTGGCGGACCAGATGATAGCCGAAAACTCTGAGTATAAAGTAAAACATCCTCTCACACTAAACGAAAAGCCGGAGGGACGGTGCGCCGGATGTTGA
- the csrA gene encoding carbon storage regulator CsrA, producing MLILSRKKGQSFSIGKHITIKILEIEGDRVGLGIEAPKDMKVLRTELYEEIIDENKQAVNVSDDALKNL from the coding sequence ATGTTGATACTCTCGAGAAAAAAGGGCCAGAGTTTCTCCATCGGCAAACACATAACCATAAAAATCCTCGAAATAGAAGGCGACAGAGTGGGGCTCGGAATAGAGGCTCCGAAGGATATGAAAGTTCTGCGCACGGAGCTTTATGAGGAAATCATAGATGAAAACAAACAGGCGGTGAATGTTTCGGACGATGCGCTGAAAAATTTATAA
- a CDS encoding nucleotidyltransferase family protein, with protein MPSTEMASYREYMKKMIDIEKQKLNMRYEKAWEVAKQIACLLRQKYSAKKVWVFGSLAKKEMFNPWSDIDIAVEGIPHELYYKAIAEVISLSPEYKIDIVDIWDCSPLFRENIQKEGILI; from the coding sequence ATGCCTTCAACAGAAATGGCAAGCTATAGAGAATACATGAAAAAGATGATAGATATAGAAAAACAAAAATTGAATATGAGATATGAGAAAGCGTGGGAAGTCGCAAAGCAAATAGCCTGCCTTCTCCGCCAAAAATACAGTGCAAAGAAGGTATGGGTTTTCGGCTCCCTTGCAAAAAAAGAGATGTTCAACCCATGGTCTGACATTGATATAGCTGTCGAAGGAATACCACACGAATTATATTATAAAGCTATTGCTGAAGTTATATCCCTCTCACCGGAATATAAAATAGACATTGTAGATATTTGGGACTGCAGTCCTTTGTTTCGAGAAAATATTCAAAAGGAGGGGATATTAATATGA
- a CDS encoding sugar phosphate nucleotidyltransferase, translating into MKGVILAGGTGSRLFPLTKVTNKHLLPVGKYPMIYYPIYKLIEAGIREILIVTGKEHMGSVVNLLGSGYEFGVEFTYKIQDQPGGIAQALGLAEHFVNGDRCVVILGDNIFEDNIRPYVDNFKKQLNGAKILLKQVPDPHRFGVAELVEDKIVSIEEKPKNPKSNYCVTGIYMYDSKVFDIIKTLKPSGRGELEITDVNNEYIKEGILTYDILKGPWSDAGTFVSLRRANELSYNIELNFTEALKYAAATRDMEAE; encoded by the coding sequence ATGAAAGGAGTTATATTGGCAGGGGGAACAGGCTCGAGACTATTTCCTTTGACAAAAGTTACAAATAAGCATTTACTTCCGGTAGGGAAATACCCAATGATTTATTACCCCATATACAAATTAATCGAAGCCGGTATACGTGAAATACTTATTGTTACAGGAAAAGAACATATGGGGAGTGTGGTAAACCTACTGGGCAGTGGGTATGAATTCGGAGTAGAATTTACATATAAAATTCAGGATCAGCCAGGTGGTATTGCCCAGGCGCTGGGATTAGCAGAACACTTTGTAAATGGTGACAGATGCGTGGTCATTTTAGGTGATAATATTTTTGAAGATAATATAAGACCATATGTTGATAATTTCAAAAAACAACTAAATGGCGCTAAGATTTTATTAAAACAAGTGCCTGATCCCCACAGATTCGGAGTGGCTGAATTAGTAGAGGATAAAATTGTGTCCATTGAGGAGAAACCCAAAAATCCTAAAAGTAATTACTGCGTAACAGGCATTTACATGTATGACAGTAAAGTATTTGATATAATTAAAACATTAAAACCTTCCGGTAGGGGAGAACTTGAAATAACAGATGTCAACAATGAATATATAAAGGAAGGGATATTGACATATGACATTTTAAAAGGTCCATGGTCAGATGCGGGCACATTTGTATCTTTAAGAAGGGCTAATGAACTATCATATAACATAGAACTGAACTTTACCGAAGCTTTGAAATACGCCGCAGCAACAAGGGATATGGAGGCAGAATAA
- a CDS encoding dTDP-4-dehydrorhamnose 3,5-epimerase family protein, which translates to MGELIEGVQIKNLIKHVDDRGFFMEILRDDDNLLKRFGQASMSFTYPGVIKAFHYHKLQDDLWFFPKGNAQVVLYDLREDSPTRGMTNVFYMGENNPILLFIPVGVAHGYRVLGNEPAIITYFTTIAYNRENPDEYRIPWDDPEIGFDWATKNR; encoded by the coding sequence ATGGGTGAACTGATTGAGGGTGTTCAAATAAAAAATCTTATTAAGCATGTTGACGACAGAGGATTTTTCATGGAAATACTGCGGGATGATGACAATCTTTTAAAGAGGTTTGGACAAGCATCAATGTCCTTTACATATCCTGGCGTAATAAAAGCATTTCATTATCATAAATTGCAGGATGATTTATGGTTTTTCCCCAAAGGCAATGCCCAGGTGGTGTTATATGATTTGAGAGAAGATTCGCCTACAAGGGGAATGACCAATGTATTTTATATGGGTGAAAACAATCCCATACTTCTCTTTATACCTGTAGGTGTCGCCCATGGCTATAGGGTTTTAGGCAATGAACCGGCCATAATTACATACTTTACTACAATAGCATATAACAGGGAAAACCCCGATGAATATAGGATACCCTGGGATGACCCGGAAATAGGATTTGATTGGGCTACAAAGAACAGATGA
- the rfbB gene encoding dTDP-glucose 4,6-dehydratase, translating to MKILVTGGAGFIGSNFIRYMLKQHKDYKIINLDKLTYAGNLENLKDVEDNPNYIFINGDITDKNLVESLFFSYDIDYVINFAAESHVDRSIEDPQIFLKTNVIGTQVLLDASKKVNVKKFLQVSTDEVYGSLGPTGYFTEQSPLSPNSPYSASKASADLLVKAYAHTYGLPVNITRCSNNYGPHQFPEKLIPLMIINAMNDKDLPVYGDGLNIRDWIYVEDHCRAIDMVIHHGTVGEIYNIGGNNEKTNIDIVKYILKEIGKPESLIKYVKDRPGHDRRYAIDSTKIQEELGWKPLYGFEEGMKKTIKWYLDNKGWWQKIITGEYRDYYAKMYANR from the coding sequence ATGAAAATATTAGTGACAGGTGGAGCAGGCTTTATCGGCAGCAATTTTATAAGATACATGTTAAAACAGCACAAAGATTATAAAATAATAAACCTCGATAAGCTTACATACGCAGGGAATCTTGAGAATCTTAAAGATGTAGAGGATAATCCAAATTATATTTTTATAAATGGTGACATTACCGATAAAAACCTGGTTGAAAGCCTATTTTTTTCCTATGATATCGACTACGTAATAAACTTTGCGGCAGAATCCCATGTAGATAGGAGCATAGAAGATCCGCAAATATTTCTAAAAACAAATGTTATTGGGACACAAGTTTTGCTGGATGCTTCAAAGAAAGTCAATGTTAAAAAGTTTTTGCAGGTTTCTACAGATGAGGTTTATGGCTCCTTAGGGCCAACAGGCTATTTTACAGAGCAGTCGCCGCTATCCCCAAATAGCCCATACTCTGCTAGTAAAGCATCTGCAGACTTATTGGTAAAGGCATATGCTCATACTTATGGATTGCCGGTAAATATAACCAGGTGCTCAAACAATTACGGCCCACATCAATTTCCCGAAAAACTCATACCCCTTATGATTATCAATGCAATGAATGATAAGGATTTACCTGTATATGGCGATGGGCTAAATATAAGGGACTGGATTTATGTAGAAGATCATTGTAGGGCTATTGATATGGTAATACATCATGGTACGGTCGGCGAGATTTATAATATTGGGGGCAATAATGAAAAGACAAACATAGATATAGTAAAATACATATTAAAAGAAATCGGCAAACCTGAATCTCTGATAAAATACGTAAAAGATCGGCCGGGCCATGACAGGCGCTATGCCATAGATTCTACTAAGATACAAGAGGAATTAGGTTGGAAGCCTTTATATGGTTTCGAAGAGGGAATGAAAAAGACAATCAAATGGTATTTAGACAACAAAGGATGGTGGCAAAAGATAATCACCGGAGAGTACCGAGATTATTATGCAAAAATGTATGCAAACAGGTAG
- the rfbD gene encoding dTDP-4-dehydrorhamnose reductase produces MGFDLYQLLKGKEDVIAVGRDDFDVTDLNSAKKFIREYMPDIVIHCAAYTKVDDSEKHIDIAYKVNAIGSGNIASICSDIGAKMVYISTDYVFDGEKSMPYNEFDIPNPINVYGKSKLAGENIVKEILDKHYIVRTSWLYGKNGNNFVKTMLRLSKMKDEIKVVNDQHGTPTYTKDLAEGIYFLIKTGAYGTYHITNSGNTTWYGFAKKIFKLSGIKIQIMPINSEEYNAPAKRPKYSVLDNFILRHRFDYKLRNWEDAIEEFLIGLD; encoded by the coding sequence TTGGGTTTTGACTTATATCAATTATTAAAAGGAAAGGAAGATGTTATAGCGGTCGGTAGAGATGATTTTGATGTAACCGATTTAAACAGCGCAAAAAAATTTATAAGAGAATATATGCCTGATATTGTAATACATTGTGCCGCATATACAAAAGTGGATGACAGCGAAAAACATATCGATATTGCTTACAAAGTAAATGCTATAGGTTCCGGCAATATAGCATCTATATGCAGTGATATTGGTGCAAAGATGGTATACATATCGACAGATTATGTCTTTGATGGAGAAAAATCGATGCCGTATAACGAGTTTGATATCCCGAATCCCATCAATGTTTACGGCAAAAGTAAATTGGCGGGTGAAAATATTGTAAAAGAAATACTTGACAAGCATTATATAGTTCGAACATCCTGGTTATACGGCAAAAATGGCAACAACTTCGTAAAGACGATGTTAAGATTAAGCAAGATGAAAGACGAAATAAAGGTTGTAAATGATCAACATGGTACACCTACTTATACCAAAGATTTAGCAGAAGGTATTTATTTTTTGATAAAGACAGGTGCATACGGCACATATCACATAACAAATAGTGGTAATACCACATGGTATGGATTTGCTAAAAAAATATTTAAGTTATCAGGTATAAAGATACAAATAATGCCAATCAATTCAGAAGAATACAATGCTCCGGCAAAAAGGCCCAAGTATTCGGTGCTTGATAATTTTATTTTAAGACATAGATTTGATTATAAATTAAGGAATTGGGAAGATGCGATAGAAGAATTTTTAATAGGGCTAGATTAG
- a CDS encoding CgeB family protein, translating into MKIIYISSGFPWPHNNIDYSIINGFLKLGQEIIAVDVKEVYNKEFYNVLNQFHPDFILTLHGLNLDINKVIEIKNMGYKIGVWLVDDPYEIDNSIKYAINYDYIFNTERSVIDLYKKYVINSYYLPLGSNEDVFNKTHDSRYYSDICIIGSAFQSRLDIIDELYDIIVQYNVKIIGQWWEKLKCYDMIKNKVLSQIITDEEAARYYSNSKINLNIHRSFDDRTFDLNKSNLKAISPNNRTFDISAAGGFQIVDYREDLERFYKIGEEVVVYDGIDDLINKIQYYLKHDDERTKIAEKAYQRTLKEHLFTNRLGKMLEIVSKKS; encoded by the coding sequence ATGAAAATAATATATATAAGTTCAGGATTCCCATGGCCTCATAATAATATAGATTATTCCATCATAAATGGATTTCTAAAATTAGGACAAGAAATAATAGCGGTTGATGTCAAGGAAGTATATAATAAAGAATTTTATAATGTATTAAATCAATTTCATCCGGATTTTATATTAACACTACATGGATTAAATTTAGATATCAACAAAGTTATTGAAATAAAAAATATGGGTTATAAAATAGGAGTCTGGTTGGTCGATGATCCTTATGAAATCGATAATAGCATAAAGTATGCAATAAATTATGACTACATTTTTAATACTGAAAGAAGTGTTATAGATTTATATAAAAAATATGTAATAAATTCATATTATCTTCCATTAGGAAGCAACGAAGATGTTTTTAATAAAACTCATGATAGCAGATATTATTCTGATATATGTATCATTGGCTCAGCATTTCAAAGCAGATTAGATATAATCGACGAATTATATGATATTATTGTTCAATACAATGTAAAAATTATAGGTCAATGGTGGGAAAAACTCAAATGCTATGATATGATAAAAAATAAAGTTTTATCTCAAATAATAACAGATGAAGAAGCAGCGAGATATTATTCCAATTCTAAAATTAATCTCAATATACATAGAAGTTTCGATGATAGAACATTTGATTTAAACAAGTCAAACCTTAAGGCAATTTCACCAAATAACAGGACTTTTGATATATCAGCAGCCGGGGGATTTCAAATTGTTGATTATCGAGAGGATTTAGAGAGGTTTTATAAAATAGGCGAGGAAGTAGTCGTTTATGATGGGATTGATGACTTAATAAACAAAATTCAATATTATTTAAAACATGATGATGAAAGAACAAAGATTGCGGAGAAGGCATACCAAAGGACTTTAAAAGAACATCTCTTTACAAATAGATTAGGGAAAATGTTGGAAATAGTAAGTAAAAAGAGTTAA